One window of Bacillus alkalicellulosilyticus genomic DNA carries:
- a CDS encoding BsuPI-related putative proteinase inhibitor codes for MKQSLKLLLMTLLASLLIAACGTDEVNNQVGGGNQPDEEPAVTEPEGEPEGEPEGGEDVSAEQVSVSIEEVNGTYQLKLKNTSDEEVQLTYTSSQEYEYTISDSEGNHLYTYSMDKMFLMMMSEKTLAPGEEYVVDVDIDSLTTLGKGTYTLAIWPVAEELGEDVKTEIEVVVDKETVTETGHYVGQIDSNSVEITSEDGTPVAYRLEENVKDLIEMMDDDQKVSISYFEEDGQRHLTNIQPIE; via the coding sequence ATGAAACAATCTTTGAAATTATTATTAATGACATTACTTGCATCACTTTTAATAGCAGCTTGCGGAACAGACGAGGTAAACAATCAAGTCGGTGGAGGAAATCAACCCGATGAAGAGCCTGCTGTGACTGAGCCTGAAGGAGAACCTGAAGGAGAGCCAGAAGGAGGAGAAGATGTGAGTGCTGAACAAGTTTCTGTGTCCATTGAGGAAGTTAACGGGACGTACCAGTTAAAATTAAAAAATACCAGCGATGAAGAAGTGCAGTTAACATATACAAGTTCTCAAGAATATGAGTACACGATTTCTGATAGTGAAGGAAACCACCTATATACGTATTCAATGGATAAAATGTTCCTAATGATGATGTCTGAGAAGACACTTGCCCCTGGTGAAGAGTATGTAGTTGATGTTGATATCGATAGTTTAACGACACTAGGAAAAGGCACGTACACGCTTGCAATTTGGCCTGTTGCTGAAGAGCTTGGGGAAGATGTAAAAACGGAAATAGAAGTCGTTGTTGACAAAGAAACAGTGACAGAAACAGGTCACTATGTTGGTCAAATTGACAGCAATTCTGTAGAAATTACAAGTGAAGATGGAACTCCAGTTGCCTACCGTCTTGAGGAAAATGTGAAAGACCTTATAGAGATGATGGATGATGACCAAAAAGTATCAATTAGTTATTTTGAAGAAGACGGACAACGCCATCTAACAAATATTCAACCTATTGAATAA
- a CDS encoding lipoprotein, with amino-acid sequence MKKIRLGILWIVAITVIGACGQKEVMQDNVIHIEETNQVEEYITTIELIVDQHLEVNATLTYVGEKAEQMIYHGGEIFHYEIVQQDGDFEYTSPMNLPLLTTTLAQNEAHSVTFDDIKLRDLVPGTYEFSIIANFSLNDDFSPNIKVPVSAILTIEEE; translated from the coding sequence ATGAAAAAAATAAGATTGGGTATTTTATGGATAGTAGCAATAACAGTCATTGGGGCATGTGGGCAAAAAGAAGTGATGCAGGACAATGTAATACATATTGAGGAAACCAATCAAGTTGAAGAATATATCACAACAATAGAGCTTATCGTGGACCAACACCTAGAAGTCAATGCTACATTAACATATGTGGGGGAAAAAGCAGAGCAAATGATTTATCATGGAGGGGAGATTTTTCATTATGAGATTGTACAACAAGACGGGGATTTTGAATATACTAGTCCAATGAACCTGCCACTTCTTACAACGACTCTCGCTCAAAACGAAGCACACTCGGTTACATTTGATGACATTAAACTAAGAGACTTAGTTCCAGGTACTTATGAATTTTCAATTATTGCTAATTTTTCACTAAACGATGATTTTTCTCCAAATATTAAAGTTCCTGTTTCGGCTATCCTTACAATAGAAGAAGAATGA
- a CDS encoding diacylglycerol kinase produces MKRARIIYNPTSGREQMRKQLPYILERLEKVGYEASAHATTGEGCATKAARAACERGYDLVIAAGGDGTIFEVVNGLAEQEYRPMLGLLPAGTTNDFARALNIPREIEEACDILCAGHTVPVDIGKAGQQYFVNIAAGGTLTELTYEVPSKHKTLMGQLAYYVKGFEKLPTIAPTQVRIEYDGKLFEGEIMMFLICNTNSVGGFERLAPNASLSDGMFDLLLVKKTSFPEFIMIGSRALRGEHINHEKVMYIQANRIKVQVEGDMQLNLDGEYGGLLPVEFVNLYHHFQMLAPKKK; encoded by the coding sequence ATGAAGCGAGCGCGTATCATTTACAACCCAACATCGGGTCGAGAACAAATGAGAAAGCAATTGCCTTATATACTAGAACGCTTAGAAAAAGTAGGTTACGAAGCTTCTGCACACGCAACAACAGGGGAGGGCTGTGCTACTAAAGCGGCTAGAGCAGCTTGTGAGAGAGGATATGACCTCGTTATTGCTGCAGGTGGGGATGGCACCATTTTTGAAGTGGTTAACGGCTTAGCCGAGCAAGAATACCGACCTATGTTAGGGTTATTGCCGGCTGGAACGACAAATGACTTTGCTCGAGCGTTGAACATACCGAGAGAAATAGAAGAAGCCTGCGATATTTTATGTGCGGGTCATACGGTTCCTGTTGATATTGGGAAAGCAGGCCAGCAGTATTTTGTAAATATTGCTGCAGGAGGTACGTTAACTGAATTGACGTATGAAGTTCCAAGCAAACACAAAACGTTGATGGGACAACTTGCTTATTATGTAAAAGGCTTTGAAAAACTCCCAACAATTGCTCCAACTCAGGTACGCATTGAGTATGATGGGAAGCTTTTTGAAGGGGAAATTATGATGTTCTTAATTTGCAATACGAATTCAGTAGGTGGATTCGAACGACTTGCACCAAATGCCTCTCTTAGTGATGGAATGTTTGATCTGCTTCTTGTGAAGAAAACGTCGTTTCCGGAGTTTATTATGATTGGAAGTAGAGCTTTACGCGGAGAACACATTAATCATGAAAAGGTGATGTACATTCAAGCCAATCGCATAAAGGTCCAGGTAGAAGGAGACATGCAGTTAAATTTAGACGGAGAATACGGTGGACTTCTCCCGGTTGAATTTGTTAATTTATATCATCACTTTCAAATGCTTGCACCAAAAAAGAAATAG
- a CDS encoding sigma-70 family RNA polymerase sigma factor: MVEQYKNHIYQTAFSVLRNGKDAEDATQEIFVKIYYALPQYSGKGFKTWATRIAINYSIDVKRKKVPVVTEVVDTEVSPINLEEEYVTKEKQQLVQRRLQDVPQNYRDVIVAFYIKEKTYEQIAREQQLEVKTVETKLYRARKWLKAHWKEDEFS; encoded by the coding sequence ATTGTAGAGCAATATAAAAATCATATCTATCAGACGGCTTTCAGTGTTCTAAGGAACGGAAAAGATGCTGAGGATGCCACACAAGAGATTTTTGTAAAAATCTACTATGCTCTCCCCCAGTATAGTGGCAAAGGATTTAAGACATGGGCTACCCGTATTGCGATCAATTATTCTATTGATGTAAAGCGAAAAAAAGTTCCAGTAGTAACCGAAGTAGTTGATACAGAAGTGTCACCTATTAATCTAGAAGAAGAATATGTTACAAAAGAGAAGCAACAACTTGTCCAAAGGCGACTTCAAGATGTTCCCCAAAACTATCGAGATGTCATAGTAGCCTTTTACATAAAAGAAAAAACATATGAACAAATTGCAAGAGAACAACAACTAGAAGTGAAGACAGTAGAAACGAAGCTATACCGAGCAAGGAAATGGTTAAAAGCCCATTGGAAGGAGGATGAGTTTTCATGA
- a CDS encoding anti-sigma factor family protein, with the protein MSHHNKETWLKYINNTLPENERENLEQHMYSCDLCLEHYLEALEKQSNHGPQLQVSAEWTESILLKVPVKRKQPSQKQQLIHYAIAAVATIILMASGAFQAVVSIVPTKQLDYEEEVSISKSLIEQISILRIIEKNKEGQ; encoded by the coding sequence ATGAGTCATCACAACAAAGAAACTTGGTTGAAGTATATTAACAACACTCTCCCTGAAAATGAGAGAGAGAACCTAGAACAACATATGTACAGTTGCGATTTATGTTTGGAACACTACTTAGAGGCTCTTGAAAAACAATCCAATCATGGCCCGCAATTACAAGTGTCAGCTGAATGGACAGAATCAATCCTTTTAAAAGTGCCAGTAAAAAGAAAACAACCATCTCAAAAACAACAGTTGATTCATTATGCCATTGCTGCAGTGGCAACGATTATCTTAATGGCCTCTGGTGCATTTCAGGCAGTTGTGTCTATCGTTCCAACCAAACAACTTGACTATGAAGAAGAAGTGTCAATCTCAAAGAGCTTAATTGAACAGATATCTATTTTAAGAATAATTGAAAAAAATAAGGAGGGACAATAA
- the pflB gene encoding formate C-acetyltransferase codes for MKAWEGFKEGNWKSTVDVRDFINLNYTLFNGSSDFLEGPTENTNALWKQVMGLTTEERQKGGMWDMDTKVVSTITSHAPGYLNKEIEQIVGVQTDKPFKRSLQPFGGIRMAKAACESYGYELDPEVEEIFTKYRKTHNEGVFDAYTPEMKAARRAGIITGLPDAYGRGRIIGDYRRVALYGVDFLIAEKQKDYNLIGNGVMSEEVMREREETSEQIKALKELKQLASSYGFDISGPAQNAKEAFQWLYFGYLAAIKEQNGAAMSLGRVSTFLDIYIERDLQEGVLTEQEAQELVDHFVMKLRLVKFARTPDYNELFSGDPTWVTESIGGIGLDGQPLVTKNSFRFLHTLDNLGPSPEPNLTVLWSTQLPDEFKKYCAYMSIKTSSIQYENDDIMRKEYGDDYGIACCVSAMAIGKQMQFFGARANLAKALLYAINGGVDEKQKVQVGPAFAPITAEYLEYDEVMEKFDNVMEWLAGLYINTLNVIHYMHDKYSYERIEMALHDREVLRTMATGIAGLSVVADSLSAIKHAKVKTIRDENGLAVDFEIEGEYPAYGNNDNRVDDIAVELVKTFMNKLKKHKTYRNSVTTMSILTITSNVVYGKKTGNTPDGRRAGEPFAPGANPLHGRDKKGALASLSSVSKLPYEYAMDGISNTFSIVPKALGKEEDTRIANLAGILDGYAEKKGHHLNINVFNRETLLDAMERPEEYPQLTIRVSGYAVNFIKLTREQQIDVINRTFHDSL; via the coding sequence ATGAAAGCATGGGAAGGTTTTAAAGAAGGAAATTGGAAAAGCACAGTCGATGTTAGGGATTTTATTAATCTAAACTATACACTGTTCAATGGTTCAAGTGATTTTTTAGAAGGACCAACAGAAAATACAAATGCATTGTGGAAACAAGTCATGGGGCTTACAACAGAAGAGCGACAAAAGGGTGGCATGTGGGACATGGACACGAAGGTTGTATCTACAATAACTTCTCATGCTCCTGGTTACCTTAATAAGGAAATAGAGCAAATCGTCGGAGTTCAAACGGATAAACCATTCAAGCGTTCATTGCAACCTTTTGGTGGAATTCGAATGGCAAAAGCAGCATGTGAGTCATATGGCTATGAGCTTGATCCAGAAGTAGAAGAAATTTTTACAAAATATCGTAAAACACACAATGAAGGCGTTTTTGATGCTTATACTCCAGAAATGAAGGCAGCAAGACGCGCTGGTATTATCACGGGTCTTCCTGATGCATATGGTCGTGGAAGAATCATTGGTGACTACCGTCGTGTAGCTCTTTATGGGGTCGACTTCTTGATTGCCGAAAAACAAAAAGACTACAACCTTATTGGCAATGGTGTTATGTCTGAAGAAGTCATGCGTGAGCGCGAGGAAACATCAGAACAAATAAAAGCACTTAAAGAATTAAAACAACTAGCAAGTTCTTACGGCTTTGACATTTCAGGACCTGCTCAAAATGCGAAAGAAGCGTTCCAGTGGCTATACTTCGGTTACTTAGCGGCGATTAAAGAGCAAAACGGAGCTGCAATGAGCCTTGGTCGTGTCTCTACCTTCTTAGATATTTACATTGAAAGAGATTTACAAGAAGGGGTTCTTACAGAGCAAGAAGCGCAAGAGTTAGTCGACCATTTTGTGATGAAGCTTCGTCTAGTGAAGTTTGCTAGAACGCCTGACTATAATGAATTATTTAGTGGAGATCCTACATGGGTTACAGAATCAATCGGAGGAATTGGCTTAGATGGTCAACCGCTTGTTACGAAAAACTCATTCCGATTCTTGCATACATTAGATAATTTAGGACCATCTCCAGAACCGAACTTAACAGTACTTTGGTCAACTCAGTTACCAGATGAGTTCAAGAAATATTGTGCATATATGTCTATTAAAACGAGTTCAATTCAATATGAAAATGATGACATTATGCGTAAAGAATATGGCGATGACTACGGCATTGCGTGTTGTGTATCTGCAATGGCGATTGGAAAGCAAATGCAATTCTTTGGTGCACGTGCGAATTTAGCAAAAGCCCTTCTTTATGCGATTAATGGTGGAGTCGACGAAAAACAAAAGGTTCAAGTTGGACCAGCATTTGCTCCTATTACTGCAGAATACCTTGAGTATGATGAAGTGATGGAAAAGTTTGATAACGTAATGGAGTGGTTAGCGGGTCTTTACATTAACACACTAAACGTAATCCACTACATGCATGATAAATACAGTTATGAGAGAATTGAAATGGCACTTCATGACCGTGAAGTCCTTCGTACGATGGCAACAGGAATTGCGGGTCTATCTGTTGTGGCCGACTCTTTAAGTGCCATCAAACATGCAAAAGTGAAAACGATTCGTGATGAAAATGGATTAGCTGTTGATTTTGAAATCGAAGGAGAATATCCGGCTTACGGAAACAACGATAATCGTGTTGATGACATTGCAGTTGAACTTGTGAAAACATTTATGAACAAGTTGAAAAAGCATAAAACATATCGTAACTCTGTGACAACAATGTCTATCTTAACCATTACTTCAAACGTTGTGTATGGTAAGAAAACAGGAAACACGCCGGACGGACGTCGAGCTGGCGAGCCATTTGCGCCAGGGGCAAATCCATTACACGGTCGTGATAAAAAAGGTGCCCTAGCATCACTTAGCTCAGTGTCTAAGCTTCCGTACGAATACGCTATGGATGGAATTTCAAACACATTCTCTATTGTTCCAAAAGCACTAGGGAAAGAAGAAGATACGAGAATCGCCAACTTAGCTGGTATTTTAGATGGGTATGCGGAGAAAAAGGGACACCACCTGAATATTAATGTCTTTAACCGTGAAACGTTATTAGATGCAATGGAGCGTCCTGAAGAATATCCACAGCTTACGATTCGAGTTTCAGGATATGCCGTTAACTTCATTAAGTTGACTAGAGAACAGCAAATTGATGTAATCAATCGAACATTCCACGACTCTCTTTAA
- the pflA gene encoding pyruvate formate-lyase-activating protein → MKIKTQIHSIESCGTVDGPGLRYVIFTQGCLLRCQYCHNPDTWEIGAGKAVQVKEIIEDIKDYLPFMKASNGGVTVSGGEPLLHLDFLLELFKECKKLGIHTTIDSSGGCFSTSEKFLVPFNELLEYTDLILLDVKHIDDDKHKALTMVSNKHILEMAAYLSEKGQPVWIRHVLVPGISDDKHDLQNLANFIGTLTNVEKIEVLPYHKLGMYKWESLGLNYQLKDVEPPTEEAVEEATQILNGALTVKANE, encoded by the coding sequence ATGAAAATAAAAACACAAATTCATTCAATTGAATCATGCGGAACAGTAGATGGTCCAGGGTTACGCTATGTGATTTTTACACAAGGGTGCCTGTTGCGATGCCAATATTGTCACAATCCAGATACATGGGAGATAGGAGCAGGGAAGGCAGTACAAGTCAAAGAGATTATAGAAGATATTAAAGACTACCTTCCTTTTATGAAAGCTTCTAATGGAGGAGTTACGGTAAGTGGAGGAGAACCGCTATTACACTTAGATTTCTTACTAGAGCTTTTTAAAGAATGTAAGAAATTAGGGATTCATACGACAATTGATAGCTCAGGCGGCTGTTTTTCAACTAGCGAAAAATTTCTTGTACCGTTTAACGAATTGCTTGAATATACGGACCTCATTCTTTTAGATGTAAAGCATATCGACGATGATAAACATAAGGCGTTAACGATGGTATCCAACAAACATATTCTTGAAATGGCTGCTTATTTATCAGAAAAGGGTCAGCCGGTTTGGATCCGTCACGTGTTAGTTCCAGGCATTTCAGATGATAAACATGACTTGCAAAACCTTGCTAATTTTATTGGCACTCTTACAAATGTTGAGAAAATTGAAGTTCTTCCATATCACAAATTAGGGATGTACAAATGGGAGAGTCTCGGACTTAATTATCAACTAAAAGACGTAGAGCCACCAACGGAAGAAGCGGTAGAGGAAGCGACACAAATCTTAAATGGAGCTCTCACTGTAAAGGCAAACGAGTAA
- the rlmD gene encoding 23S rRNA (uracil(1939)-C(5))-methyltransferase RlmD — translation MSKQPKTPVQKNEIVEVTIEDMTHEGAGVAKVNGYALFIPKAIPGERVKIKVVKANKGYGFGRLLEHLEMSADRVEPPCPIYHQCGGCQLQHMSYESQLKVKQKQVKDVLERIGKVTDVTVHPTMGMSDPWRYRNKAQVPVADREGGLVAGFYQERSHEIIDMEECLIQQQANDDVVQAVKKIAQENGLRGYDEKSHRGTLRHVVARYGLMTGEVMVVLVTRTEELPNKQRIVEQIQAQLPKVKSIVQNINSKRTNVIFGEKTKVLWGEEYIYDSIGDVKFAISARSFYQVNPKQTKVLYDKALEYANLSGSEQVIDAYCGIGTISLFLAQKAKHVYGVEIVPEAIDDAKRNAKLNHITNATFAVGEAEKVIPWWHAQGIRADVIVVDPPRKGCDEALLKTIIAMKPKRVVYVSCNPATLARDLRMLEDGGFKTQEVQPVDMFPHTSHVETVVWLVRN, via the coding sequence ATGAGCAAACAGCCTAAAACACCAGTTCAAAAAAATGAAATAGTAGAAGTTACTATAGAAGATATGACTCATGAAGGTGCTGGAGTCGCGAAAGTGAATGGTTATGCCTTGTTTATCCCAAAAGCGATACCTGGGGAGCGAGTGAAAATTAAAGTTGTTAAAGCAAACAAAGGGTATGGATTCGGCCGACTCCTCGAGCATTTAGAAATGAGTGCAGACCGAGTGGAACCGCCATGTCCAATCTATCATCAATGTGGAGGTTGCCAGCTTCAGCATATGAGTTATGAAAGTCAATTAAAAGTAAAACAAAAGCAAGTGAAGGATGTGCTTGAACGAATAGGAAAGGTAACTGATGTTACGGTGCACCCTACAATGGGGATGTCTGATCCTTGGCGCTATCGAAACAAAGCGCAAGTTCCTGTTGCTGACCGTGAAGGGGGACTTGTTGCAGGATTTTATCAGGAAAGAAGCCACGAAATTATTGATATGGAAGAATGTCTAATCCAACAGCAAGCCAACGATGATGTCGTACAAGCAGTCAAAAAAATAGCACAAGAGAACGGGTTACGTGGTTATGATGAAAAGAGCCATCGAGGCACATTGAGGCACGTGGTGGCACGATACGGGCTCATGACAGGAGAAGTGATGGTTGTTCTAGTCACAAGAACAGAAGAGTTACCGAATAAACAACGAATTGTAGAGCAAATCCAAGCACAGCTTCCTAAAGTGAAATCAATCGTACAAAACATCAATTCAAAACGGACCAACGTAATTTTTGGTGAGAAAACAAAAGTTCTTTGGGGAGAAGAATACATATATGATTCGATTGGTGATGTGAAATTTGCGATTTCTGCTCGTTCGTTTTATCAAGTAAATCCAAAACAAACAAAAGTCCTTTATGATAAAGCGCTTGAATACGCGAATTTATCAGGAAGCGAACAAGTCATAGATGCCTATTGTGGAATCGGTACCATTTCGCTATTTCTTGCTCAAAAGGCAAAACATGTATACGGGGTAGAAATTGTACCTGAAGCAATTGATGATGCCAAGAGAAATGCTAAGCTCAATCATATCACCAATGCAACATTTGCCGTTGGAGAAGCCGAAAAAGTTATTCCGTGGTGGCACGCTCAAGGAATTCGAGCAGATGTGATTGTAGTCGATCCACCACGAAAAGGCTGTGACGAGGCACTGTTGAAAACCATTATAGCAATGAAGCCCAAGAGAGTCGTGTATGTGTCTTGTAACCCTGCAACGTTAGCAAGAGACTTGCGAATGCTTGAAGACGGAGGATTTAAGACACAAGAGGTACAACCGGTAGACATGTTTCCTCATACATCTCATGTCGAGACAGTCGTTTGGCTGGTACGAAACTAA
- a CDS encoding DUF1761 domain-containing protein: MVLAIVSGVVLYMISGMIYYSILGNRWVDLLNIKPEQPNYGLLTLVTVLTSTALYGVLRLSQAETLLEGALVGGGVGLIVALAYAKDFIFGLGINSKNSLSIYFIAVGYHLIALTIIGAVMMFFI; encoded by the coding sequence ATGGTTTTAGCGATTGTAAGTGGAGTTGTATTATATATGATAAGTGGAATGATTTATTATTCTATTCTAGGTAATCGGTGGGTAGACTTGCTAAATATTAAGCCGGAACAACCTAATTATGGGTTGCTCACTTTAGTTACAGTACTAACTTCGACGGCATTGTACGGTGTGCTTAGGCTGTCGCAAGCAGAGACGTTGCTCGAAGGAGCATTAGTTGGTGGGGGAGTTGGACTGATAGTAGCTCTTGCCTATGCAAAGGACTTTATATTTGGATTAGGAATAAATAGTAAAAATTCATTATCTATTTATTTCATTGCTGTCGGATATCATTTAATTGCATTAACGATTATTGGTGCCGTAATGATGTTTTTTATATAG
- the yiaA gene encoding inner membrane protein YiaA: MVHEQVEEPKVKVEKPRVKIERKEGEPTAAFKGASWAALTLGVGAYLIGLFNASMELNEKGYYFAILIFGLYASVSLQKAVRDRDEGIPVTGIYYGISWFALIVAISLMAIGLYNAGSIILSEKGFYGMAFVLSLFAAITVQKNIRDTQRAREIDL, translated from the coding sequence GTGGTACATGAGCAAGTCGAAGAGCCAAAGGTAAAAGTTGAAAAGCCTAGAGTTAAAATTGAAAGAAAAGAAGGAGAGCCAACAGCAGCGTTTAAGGGAGCGTCTTGGGCTGCACTGACGTTAGGAGTTGGGGCTTATCTTATTGGTTTGTTCAATGCTTCCATGGAGTTGAATGAAAAAGGATATTATTTTGCAATCTTAATTTTTGGTTTATATGCATCCGTATCTTTACAGAAGGCGGTAAGGGATAGAGATGAAGGGATCCCGGTCACGGGTATTTATTATGGGATTAGTTGGTTTGCCTTAATTGTTGCCATTTCATTAATGGCGATAGGGTTATATAATGCCGGAAGTATTATCTTAAGTGAAAAAGGGTTTTATGGTATGGCATTTGTTCTAAGTTTATTCGCAGCCATAACCGTTCAGAAAAACATACGCGATACACAACGAGCCCGAGAGATAGATTTATAG